The segment TATCATAGGCCATAAAAAAAAGAACAAGACTTTTGTCGTCTTGTCCTAATTCTTTTCCGACACAATATCCATCCCCAAGATGAATTCGACTATTTCCACGGAAATAATTAATTGGTGTCGATAAATGGATTTGTTCGATTACTTGGTTCCGGAACAGATAAAGGAGGTAGGTCTTCCACCAGATCATCAAGTTCAGGAAGGTAAAATGCTGAAAGAGTTACGGAGTAAGTAAGAGATTCCAATTCCTGTTCGGTCGAAGTCACTTCAGGTAGACCGGTGAAGCTTACGGATTCCACCTGCGTTATCCGCGTCAAACTCTCCAGGGAAGAAAGAAAGGTGGTCAAATCTTCATATACTTCCGATTCAACGGATAGATTAACTGTGACTTTTTTCAGTCCTTCTGGTAAATACGCTTCCTCCTGGACTGTTTCCCCTTCGTCTTCATGCATCGTTTCATATTCTTCCAAGGTTGTACCGGCAGGAATGAACTCACCCTCACCGAAAGTCATGCTTACGATTCTACTATTTGATAGGACTTCTGCCTTTTCCATTTCCAAAATAAGCTGCTCCAAATAAGGGGTGACAGGAATCTTACGTTGAAGCTCAACCGTTGTATTGCCGATTGCGTTAGCCGTTTCCTCCTGTTGCTCCAACACTTGGATAAGCTGCTCTTCTATTTTTTTCTCGTCATGCAACTGTTGTGCTCTTGCTTCCTTTGGTGCATAAGACAAATAGTAGAAACCGGCGATACCCAATACGATCAGGAGAACACAAGAGCTTAACAAGATGTAATGTTTCTTTTCCAGTTCAATCATCATAACTCTTCGTCCTCCTCCACTTCCGTATCAGTTTCGCTTTCCACTTCTTCTTCCTCTTCTACTTCCTCTTCGACGGTTTGGAATGCATCGCGGTCAAATGCCAAGGTGTATTGTCCTATATACCTTGGGAGCACACCGACTGTTTCTTCCGTTCCGACATCAACTGTTGAAATGGAAGAGAGATCGATGGAATGGTATAGAGTCGATTCGTTCAAATGATAGAGGAAATAGGCAGCATCCCTTGATTCATCAAATTGAACGGATAGGTTTAATAATCCTGTTTCATCATAGGTAAAGCTTTGAATGAATCCTCGTTCTGGCAACAGCCTGATTAGGTCCTGCATCACAGGAACCATCTCAAGCGGGTACTCCTCCGCCCATACAACCGTATCTTCGAGTCGTTTAGCTGAGGAAGAGTTTTGCGAACGGTTCACCGGATCTTCCTTGGCAACCCTTAATTGCTGCACCATTTCCAGTTCCTGTTGGGCTGTCTGTACATCGTTATTGACCATGTTATAAAAGGTAAAAAGAATGATAGCTGAAAACAAAAGAAAAAATGCACAAATGCCATACACAAGAGGCGTGGTAATATTTCTGGATTTCTTTTTCGGTAATAAATCGATATCTACTAACATCATTGCACCTCTTTTAACGCCAACCCTAAGGAGTAGTAGTATTTCGGGTCAACCACCTCTTGGTCTAGTGTGTAAACTTCCTGTTCATACGTATCTACTTTCACCGAAGTCTTCTCTTTGAGCTTTGCATGAATCAAAGGCAGATTCGGATGGTCTCCGTAAAGTAGAACCCTACCAATCTCTTCATTCCCCTGATTCAAGGAATAACGGAAAAAGTTCATGATACGCTCCACTTCAATGATGAAATCCTCCAGGAACACATTGAACTGTACGATGTCCCCCGCCCATTCTAGCTGGGTATTGGTGACAGACACTTCCCAAACCTTCATGTCCTGCGGGAATGCAACGGTACGCATGAAAACAGGAACATGGTTCATGAAGATGCTCAGAGTAATACAGCTCACATCAAAATGGATGACTAACAGATGATCTTGTTCATTACGCTGACCAAATTCATAATACAGGCGATATAAACAAAGGGAGGAGACATCCGCTGCCGACGGTTTCATTTTGTTGTCTTCAAGCAACGAAGATATCTGGGTTACCACTTCTTCAGGCGAAGCAAAAAGAACCAGCTCCGTCTTTTCCGAACGATGAAGAACATGTACATCAAACACGGGATCCTCAAATGGCAGATGGATGGTCGAACCCAACTCCAGATACAAATGACCAATGATTTCGTCATCCATGATATTAGAGGGAATCGTCAGTT is part of the Sutcliffiella sp. FSL R7-0096 genome and harbors:
- a CDS encoding pilus assembly protein PilO encodes the protein MMIELEKKHYILLSSCVLLIVLGIAGFYYLSYAPKEARAQQLHDEKKIEEQLIQVLEQQEETANAIGNTTVELQRKIPVTPYLEQLILEMEKAEVLSNSRIVSMTFGEGEFIPAGTTLEEYETMHEDEGETVQEEAYLPEGLKKVTVNLSVESEVYEDLTTFLSSLESLTRITQVESVSFTGLPEVTSTEQELESLTYSVTLSAFYLPELDDLVEDLPPLSVPEPSNRTNPFIDTN
- the pilM gene encoding pilus assembly protein PilM, with translation MEFSFLQPKQNNFINLIIRDHVIRMVELKSLDPLTIKRTNERYLPPNIIRDGKIVDENIFRLILEECVEDWGLKRKHVRFVVPDQYVVTRKLTIPSNIMDDEIIGHLYLELGSTIHLPFEDPVFDVHVLHRSEKTELVLFASPEEVVTQISSLLEDNKMKPSAADVSSLCLYRLYYEFGQRNEQDHLLVIHFDVSCITLSIFMNHVPVFMRTVAFPQDMKVWEVSVTNTQLEWAGDIVQFNVFLEDFIIEVERIMNFFRYSLNQGNEEIGRVLLYGDHPNLPLIHAKLKEKTSVKVDTYEQEVYTLDQEVVDPKYYYSLGLALKEVQ